Part of the Candidatus Margulisiibacteriota bacterium genome, AAGGCAAGCATAAGGCCGATAATTACAGCAACCACCTCAAGCAAAATAGAAACGATGTGCAGAGTGTAGATAATATTCATAAATCCCCCTTCTTCATTGAGAATGCTTTTATAATATTATCATAAGGCGATCATTTGGCAAGAGGCAAAATCCGGATGAAACCGGGAATATCATGGGGTATTTATGTGATATATATAACAATATACCTTGACTATGGAGCAATATATGATATTATATGTTCATATTTAGTTGTTATTGGAGCATTATTTATCAGTTATGGTCACAAATAAAGCATGTATTGTCAGGTTGTCCCGCTATAAAAACGCGTTAAGCCGTTTAAAATCGCTTGGGTTTGTCAAGGTCTTTTCCGACAATCTGGCTGATGCCGCCGACGTTACCCCCTCACAAGTTAGAAAAGATTTTTCAATATTCGGGGTGACCGGCAATAAGCGGGGGGGCTATGTTATTGACGAACTGATCGAAAGCCTCAATAAGATCCTCGGGAAAAATGTCACCCAGAATGTAGTTATCGTTGGTGCCGGGCGGATTGGCACGGCATTGATGCAGTATAAAGGATTTGAAAAAGAAAATATCAGAGTGGTCGCCGTGTTTGACATGGAACCGGCCAAGCAGGATCCAAAAGCGGTTATTCCGATCCTGCCAATTGAGCAATTGGAACCTTTTATCAAGAAGCATCACGTTAAGATTGGTATTATCGCGGTCCCCGATATCGCGGCAACAGAAGTAATGACTGCAATGAATAATGCCGGGATCAAAGGGGTCTTGAATTTTGCTTCCATCCGCTTAAAGGGGGGGGAAGAAACCGTTATTAATAATGTAAACCTGGTGAGCGAGCTGGAAAATGTCATCTATTTCGTGAACGCGACGGAAAAGAGCAGAAAAAAATAAAGGCAGGTTGGAAAGCATGAAAAAAGAAGTATCAACCGGAAATATTGAAAAAATAATTGAAAAATGGAAGGGAAAAAAAGGGAGCTTGATCATGGCCCTTCATGAATTGCAGCATCTTTATGGATATATTCCCCAAAAAGGAGCGGAGAAAATGTCAACCGCTTTGAGGATCCCTTTATCGCAAATATATGAAGTGATCACATTTTACAATTTATTTAAGCTGAAGGAACCCGGGAAAAATACGATCGCGGTTTGTATGGGGACAGCTTGTTATTTGAAAGGGGCGCCCGAACTTTTGAACGAATTAAAAGTTCTTTTAAAAGTTGAAGAGGGGGGGACAACCAAGGACGGGCTGTTCAACCTTGACGTTGTTCGCTGTTTGGGCTGCTGCGGGCTGGCTCCGGTCATGACGATCAATGGAGAGATCTTTGGGAAGCTAAAAAAGGGCGAGATTAAAGATATATTGGCAAAATACAAGAAGAAGGAGCAGAAATGAATAAACAGGTAATTGCTGAAAAACCAGCCAACAACAAAGTGAAATCGATGGTTTCCATTGGCGCCAGCAGTTGCGGTATTGCGGCGGGGGCGGAAGAAGTTTACAAAACTTTTGCGGATGAAATAAAAAAAGCCGGACTTGATGTCGAACTGAAAAAATGCGGCTGTTTGGGGATGTGTTCGGCCGAACCATTGGTTGAAGTTGCTATTCCGGGGAAGCCTTCGGTGATTTATGGCAAGGTTACGAAGGAGATCGCGGCCAGGATTACCGCCGATCATTTGGTTAAAGGGCTGGTCCTGAAAGAAAATGTTTTTGAAATAAACAAAGGGAAACAGCTGAAAATTGTCCTGCGCAATTGCGGGGTGATCGATCCTGAAAGTATTGATGAATATATTTCGAGAGAGGGTTACGACGCGCTTAATAAAGCAATAACACAAATGACGCCTGAGGCGGCGATCGAAGAGCTCAAAAAAAGCGGGTTACGCGGCCGCGGCGGCGCCGGTTTCCCAACCTGGATGAAATGGTCCCTGACCAGGGCTTCAAAAGGTGAGATTAAATATATCATCTGCAACGGCGACGAAGGTGATCCGGGCGCATACATGGACAGGAGCGTTTTGGAAGGGGATCCGCATTCGGTTCTGGAAGGTTTGATCATTGGCGGGTTTTGCGCCGGGGCAAGCCAGGGTTTCTTTTATATCAGGGCTGAATATCCTCTGGCGATCGATCGGATCCAGAAAGCGATTGATCAGGCCTATGCCCGCGGATTTTTAGGTAAGAATATTTTAGGCTCGAAGTTCAGCTTCGATGTTGAGATCAGGCTTGGTGCCGGAGCCTTTGTCTGCGGCGAAGAAACTTCGCTGATCGCTTCGATCGAAGGAGAGAGCGGAAGACCAAGACAGCGGCCTCCGTATCCTTCGGAGCGCGGTTTATGGGGAAAACCAACAATGATCAACAACGTTGAAACCTTGGCCAATATCCCGGTCATCTTTCTGCGTGGTGGGGATTGGTTCGCGGAGATCGGGACTGAAAAATCAAAGGGGACCAAGGTTTTTGCCGTTACCGGAAAGGTCAAGGATTCCGGATTGGTAGAAGTCCCCATGGGGACAACAATTCGGGAGATCGTTTTTGACATTTGCGGCGGTATTGCCGGCAAGAAAAAGATCAAAGCGGTCCAAACCGGCGGACCATCAGGCGGAGTTATCCCTGAAAATCACCTGGACACCCCGGTTGACTACGATAACCTGCAAAAGCTTGGCTCGATCATGGGATCTGGCGGAATGATCGTCATGGATGAGACCGATTGCATGGTTGATATCTCCAAATTTTATCTAGGTTTTTGCGTTGATGAGTCGTGCGGCAAGTGCGCCCCCTGTAAGATCGGCGGATACCAGATGCTAAAGATCCTTGAAAAGATATCCGAAGGTAAAGGACAACTATCAGACCTTGAACTGCTAAAGAATCTTTGCCAGACCATGCAAAAAACTTCATTCTGCGGCCTTGGCCAGACCGCGTCAAACCCGGTCCTCTCGACTTTGCGCTACTTTGAAAGCGAATATAAAGAGCACATTGAAGAGAAAAAATGCCGTTCGCACAAGTGCTCGGGCCTGCTCAATTACCGGATCGTCGAAGAAAAATGTAAACTCTGCGGTCTATGCCAAAAAAATTGCCCAACTGAAGCGGTCGAAGGGAGCCGGGACAAAGGTTATAAGATCATCAAGTCGAAATGCATTAAGTGCGGCAGGTGCTACGATGTTTGCCGTTTTGACGCTGTTCATAAAGGATAAAAGATGGAGGAGAAAATGTTAAACATTAAGGTCAATGATGTTGATTACCAGGTAAAAGAAGGGGAAACCATTGCGGAAGCTTGCGCCAAACTGGGGATCAACATCCCTACATTGTGCCATTTGAAAGATGTTTCCCAGGATGCTTACTGCGGCATTTGCGTGGTGGAGATGAAAAATGCCCGTGTTCTCCCTCGGGCGTGCATTACCAGGGTTGCAGAAGGAATGGAAATTAAAACAGACACCCAATTGGTAAATGAAACCCGGAAGATGAATCTGGAATTAATTTTAGCCAACCATCCGCTTGACTGTATGACCTGCGAAAAAGACGGGGAATGCACTTTGCAGGACCTGGCCTATCAGTTTGGGATCAAGAGAAGCATCTTTTTAAAAGACGAAGATGTTTTTGCTAAAGAAGTTAAAACCCCCTGGGATACCAATCCATTTATTAAAAAAGAACCGGCCAAATGCATCATGTGCAAAAGATGCGTCGACTCCTGCGCCAACCAAGCCAGGGTTGAGGCGATCTGTGTTGCCGGCCGCGGCGTTAAAACCGAGATCACCACTCCTTTTGACCAGCCGCTGGAGGAAAGCACCTGTCTTTTTTGCGCGGAATGCGTCCAGGCCTGTCCGACTGGAGCTTTGATAGAAAAGACCAGGATCGGCAAAGGGAAGTTTAAGGATCTGGTCCCGACTGATACCGTTTGCGCTTACTGCGGAGTTGGCTGCAATCTTAAGCTATTCAAGGATAAAAACAATCAGTTGGTCATGGCCAGAGCGATCAATAGCAAGGTCAATAAAGGCCGCGCCTGCGTCAAAGGGCGGTTTGGTTATGAATATGTCAACAGTCCGGAAAGGTTGACCACCCCCTTGATCAAGAAAAATGGCAGGTTTAAAAAAGCGACCTGGGAAGAGGCTCTTTCCTTCACCGCCCAAAGGCTCAAAGAGATCAAAGAAAAATATGGGGCGGATTCGATCGGGGTCCTCGGCTCATCCCGATGCACCAATGAAGATAACTACGTCATCCAAAAATTCGCCAGGGCGGGAATCGGGACAAATAATGTCGATAACTGCGCCAGGCTTTGCCACTCCTCGACCGTGGCCGGTTTGAATATTGCCCTTGGGGCGGGGGCAGCTACCAATTCGTTAGAGGATATCTTTGATTCTGACGTCATGTTCATTATTGGTTCTAACACGACCGAAACCCATCCGGTTATCGCGAAGTTCATTAAAGAGAACCAGAAAAACAATGGGGCGAAAATAATTGTCTGCGATCCCCGTTATGTTGATATTGCTAAGGCGTCCGACTTATATTTGCCGCACACGCCAGGGACCGATGTCGCCTTGCTTAACGGGATCATGAAACAGATTTTGGACAATAAACTGGAAAAATCCGACTTTATTGATAAACATACTGAAGGAATTGAAGATCTGAAAAAGCTTTTAGTTGATTATGACCTGGATAAGGTCAGCAAGATCACCGGGGTTGATAAAGAGCTCATTAAACAGGCTGCGTTGCTTTACGGCGGCGCTAGGTCAGCCATGATCTTCTACACGATGGGAATTACCCAGCATACGACCGGAGTCGACAATGTATTAAGCATTGCCAATCTTGCCCTGATCACCGGAAATATTGGAAAGCGGGGGGCCGGGATCATGGCGCTGCGCGGACAAGCGAACGTTCAAGGGGCTTGCGACATGGGGGCCTTGCCTAACGTTTATCCTGGGTATCAGAAAATTGATGATCCGGCGGTAAAAACAAAGTTCGAGAAGGCCTGGGGGGTGAAACTATCGGACAAACCAGGTCTGGTTGTTACCGAGTTCTCTACCAGGTCAAAAGAAGGGAAGCTCAAGGCGGTCTATTCAATGGGAGAAAACCCGCTGATGACCGAAGCAGACGTTAAACACGTAAAAGAGGGATTTGAAAAGCTGGAGTTTTTTGTCACTCAGGATATATTTATGTCCGAAAGCGCGGAAATAGCCGATGTTGTCTTCCCGGCCGCCGGAGCGTATGAGAAAGACGGCACCTTTACCAATACGGAAAGACGGGTACAACTGTTGCGGCCAGCCAGAGAGAAACCGGTTGGCAGCAAATACGATTGGGAAATTGTTTGTGAGATTGCCAAAGCTTTTGGCTTGCCTATGGAGTATAGCGGTACTTCCGCGATCATGGACGAAATTGCCAGGGTTACTCCTTCAATGGGGGGGATAAACTTCGCGAGACTGGAAGGTGATGGTTTGCAATGGCCATGCCCCAGTACCGACCACCCGGGAACAATTGTGCTTCACGAGGGAGGGAAATTTAAACGGCCTAACGGGAAAGGGAAATTGCATGCCGTTGTATATAAGCCGGCGAATGAACAGACCGACAAAGAGTATCCCTTTATCCTGACCAGCGGGCGGATCCTCTTTCATTACCACTCCGGCAATGAAACCAGACGGGTCAAAGCGATCGATAAATTTGTCCCCCGTAATTATGCTGAGATCAATCCGGAAGACGCGACCAGGCTTGGCATTAATGACAAAGATATGGTCAAGGTTTCCACTCGCCGCGGCTCAATTGACGTTGAGGCCAGGATCTCCGACCGTCCAAAGAGGGGAGTAGTTTTTATCTCTTTCCATTTCAAGGAAGCCAATGTCAATGTTCTGACCAATCCCGCCCTTGATCCGATCTCTAAGATCCCGGAATACAAAGTCGCCGCGTGCAATATGGAAAAGATCTGGAGCAGTTAAAAAAAAATGAAAGGAGATTTTGGGTAAACAATACTTTTGTGATAAAGGAGAAATAAAATGAGCGAAAAACCAGAAAATCGTTGGGTTGTAGCTGTGGCAGGAATTGTGATGATGTTCATGCTTGGTTCAGTTTATGCCTGGAGCGTTTTCAAGAAGCCTATTATGACTTTGACCGGCTGGTCGGGGCCGGAGGTTGGGTTCACCTTTACACTAGCAATACTATTCCTGGGATTATCAGCCGCTTTTGGCGGCCGCTTTGTTGATAAAGCTGGAAGTAAGATGATCGCGACAATTTC contains:
- the fdhF gene encoding formate dehydrogenase subunit alpha, with protein sequence MEEKMLNIKVNDVDYQVKEGETIAEACAKLGINIPTLCHLKDVSQDAYCGICVVEMKNARVLPRACITRVAEGMEIKTDTQLVNETRKMNLELILANHPLDCMTCEKDGECTLQDLAYQFGIKRSIFLKDEDVFAKEVKTPWDTNPFIKKEPAKCIMCKRCVDSCANQARVEAICVAGRGVKTEITTPFDQPLEESTCLFCAECVQACPTGALIEKTRIGKGKFKDLVPTDTVCAYCGVGCNLKLFKDKNNQLVMARAINSKVNKGRACVKGRFGYEYVNSPERLTTPLIKKNGRFKKATWEEALSFTAQRLKEIKEKYGADSIGVLGSSRCTNEDNYVIQKFARAGIGTNNVDNCARLCHSSTVAGLNIALGAGAATNSLEDIFDSDVMFIIGSNTTETHPVIAKFIKENQKNNGAKIIVCDPRYVDIAKASDLYLPHTPGTDVALLNGIMKQILDNKLEKSDFIDKHTEGIEDLKKLLVDYDLDKVSKITGVDKELIKQAALLYGGARSAMIFYTMGITQHTTGVDNVLSIANLALITGNIGKRGAGIMALRGQANVQGACDMGALPNVYPGYQKIDDPAVKTKFEKAWGVKLSDKPGLVVTEFSTRSKEGKLKAVYSMGENPLMTEADVKHVKEGFEKLEFFVTQDIFMSESAEIADVVFPAAGAYEKDGTFTNTERRVQLLRPAREKPVGSKYDWEIVCEIAKAFGLPMEYSGTSAIMDEIARVTPSMGGINFARLEGDGLQWPCPSTDHPGTIVLHEGGKFKRPNGKGKLHAVVYKPANEQTDKEYPFILTSGRILFHYHSGNETRRVKAIDKFVPRNYAEINPEDATRLGINDKDMVKVSTRRGSIDVEARISDRPKRGVVFISFHFKEANVNVLTNPALDPISKIPEYKVAACNMEKIWSS
- a CDS encoding redox-sensing transcriptional repressor Rex, yielding MVTNKACIVRLSRYKNALSRLKSLGFVKVFSDNLADAADVTPSQVRKDFSIFGVTGNKRGGYVIDELIESLNKILGKNVTQNVVIVGAGRIGTALMQYKGFEKENIRVVAVFDMEPAKQDPKAVIPILPIEQLEPFIKKHHVKIGIIAVPDIAATEVMTAMNNAGIKGVLNFASIRLKGGEETVINNVNLVSELENVIYFVNATEKSRKK
- a CDS encoding NAD(P)H-dependent oxidoreductase subunit E, with translation MKKEVSTGNIEKIIEKWKGKKGSLIMALHELQHLYGYIPQKGAEKMSTALRIPLSQIYEVITFYNLFKLKEPGKNTIAVCMGTACYLKGAPELLNELKVLLKVEEGGTTKDGLFNLDVVRCLGCCGLAPVMTINGEIFGKLKKGEIKDILAKYKKKEQK
- a CDS encoding NADH-quinone oxidoreductase subunit NuoF is translated as MNKQVIAEKPANNKVKSMVSIGASSCGIAAGAEEVYKTFADEIKKAGLDVELKKCGCLGMCSAEPLVEVAIPGKPSVIYGKVTKEIAARITADHLVKGLVLKENVFEINKGKQLKIVLRNCGVIDPESIDEYISREGYDALNKAITQMTPEAAIEELKKSGLRGRGGAGFPTWMKWSLTRASKGEIKYIICNGDEGDPGAYMDRSVLEGDPHSVLEGLIIGGFCAGASQGFFYIRAEYPLAIDRIQKAIDQAYARGFLGKNILGSKFSFDVEIRLGAGAFVCGEETSLIASIEGESGRPRQRPPYPSERGLWGKPTMINNVETLANIPVIFLRGGDWFAEIGTEKSKGTKVFAVTGKVKDSGLVEVPMGTTIREIVFDICGGIAGKKKIKAVQTGGPSGGVIPENHLDTPVDYDNLQKLGSIMGSGGMIVMDETDCMVDISKFYLGFCVDESCGKCAPCKIGGYQMLKILEKISEGKGQLSDLELLKNLCQTMQKTSFCGLGQTASNPVLSTLRYFESEYKEHIEEKKCRSHKCSGLLNYRIVEEKCKLCGLCQKNCPTEAVEGSRDKGYKIIKSKCIKCGRCYDVCRFDAVHKG